The proteins below are encoded in one region of Halocatena salina:
- a CDS encoding GNAT family N-acetyltransferase, whose translation MSVNVERCTVRPGQDTYGEAAWELKEQIRRAEGVLKQRHGFFADAYRRSTVYCYVTETEGESETLIGFAAVRRDGYILFLAVASEFRGDGFGRRLIGTVAENYNGVSCHARTTNESALQFYEHLGFEIERRVSSYYEDGGDAYYLRLGEDGLADKISRFVGL comes from the coding sequence GTGAGCGTTAACGTCGAGCGTTGCACCGTCCGCCCCGGTCAGGACACATACGGAGAGGCTGCGTGGGAGCTAAAAGAACAGATCCGTCGGGCGGAGGGGGTCCTCAAACAGCGCCACGGATTTTTCGCCGATGCATACCGTCGCTCGACTGTCTACTGTTACGTTACGGAGACGGAGGGTGAATCCGAGACGCTCATCGGGTTTGCGGCCGTCCGACGCGATGGATACATCCTCTTTCTTGCCGTCGCCTCCGAATTCCGTGGCGACGGGTTCGGGCGGCGCTTGATCGGTACGGTTGCGGAAAACTACAACGGCGTGAGCTGTCACGCCCGAACGACCAACGAGAGCGCTCTCCAGTTCTACGAACATCTCGGTTTCGAGATCGAGCGGCGCGTGAGCAGTTATTATGAGGACGGCGGCGACGCCTACTACCTCCGGCTCGGAGAGGACGGATTGGCGGATAAGATCTCTCGGTTCGTCGGATTGTAA
- the priS gene encoding DNA primase small subunit PriS, whose protein sequence is MNERTREYLRGRFGDHYRRSDIALPPAASAREWGFIPFTAGPGTTMVRHKALLDLGDLSAFLVDTCPRHVYFSAGQYDDPGTHSMEDKGWRGSDLVFDLDSDHLPNVDPETDTYAEMLSTCKDALLRLLDFLHGDFGFDPERTSVVFSGSRGYHVHVREDDVRTLDRDARREIVEYVIGEGIDDIDQLTRVETVAGMGTKNPVEKRILKTEGGWGRRVHDRLVSVTESVQAAERSDAVEQLRAFDGIGEKGAGKLYRTMTERSEEIANGNLDAGKFIHRLAQRLFERAVDEESVPIDEPVTTDVNRLIRLPGSLHGGSGLLVTPLAHEEIEAFDPLVDAVPSTFEDAEITIESKTEQAVQLGGKRHNIQAGNDTVQESVGVFLMARGRAEKAPE, encoded by the coding sequence ATGAACGAGCGCACGCGTGAATATCTTCGTGGGCGATTCGGGGACCACTACCGACGGTCGGACATCGCGTTACCGCCCGCGGCGAGCGCACGCGAGTGGGGATTCATCCCGTTCACGGCCGGCCCGGGAACCACGATGGTCCGGCACAAAGCGCTCCTCGATCTCGGTGACCTTTCTGCGTTTCTCGTCGATACGTGTCCCCGTCACGTCTACTTCTCGGCTGGACAGTACGACGATCCGGGCACGCACTCGATGGAGGACAAGGGGTGGCGCGGATCGGATCTCGTGTTCGACCTCGACAGCGATCATCTCCCGAACGTCGATCCCGAGACCGACACGTACGCCGAGATGCTCAGTACGTGTAAAGACGCCTTGTTGCGACTGCTCGACTTTCTGCACGGCGATTTCGGGTTCGATCCCGAACGGACGTCGGTCGTGTTCTCGGGGAGCCGGGGGTACCACGTTCACGTCCGGGAAGACGACGTTCGGACGCTCGATCGTGACGCACGCCGGGAGATCGTCGAATACGTTATAGGTGAGGGGATCGACGACATCGACCAGCTTACACGCGTCGAAACGGTGGCAGGAATGGGAACCAAAAACCCCGTCGAAAAACGCATCCTCAAGACCGAGGGTGGCTGGGGTCGCCGCGTTCACGATCGGCTCGTGAGCGTGACTGAATCGGTCCAAGCCGCCGAACGATCCGATGCCGTCGAACAGTTACGAGCGTTCGATGGCATCGGCGAGAAAGGAGCCGGGAAACTGTACCGAACGATGACGGAGCGGAGTGAAGAGATCGCCAACGGCAATTTAGACGCTGGAAAATTCATTCACCGACTCGCCCAACGGCTGTTCGAACGGGCCGTCGATGAGGAGTCGGTTCCGATCGACGAGCCGGTAACGACCGACGTCAACCGATTGATCCGGCTTCCGGGCAGCCTCCACGGCGGGAGTGGGCTTCTCGTTACTCCGCTGGCCCACGAGGAAATCGAGGCGTTCGACCCACTCGTCGATGCGGTTCCGAGCACGTTCGAGGACGCCGAGATCACGATCGAATCGAAGACCGAGCAGGCGGTCCAGCTAGGTGGGAAAAGACATAATATCCAAGCAGGCAATGATACTGTGCAGGAGTCAGTTGGCGTGTTCCTGATGGCCCGAGGACGCGCTGAGAAGGCACCAGAATGA
- a CDS encoding GNAT family N-acetyltransferase produces the protein MPEYRPISEAEYEEYTRLLHYAFSPAETYEPTESRDDAPEWSTIAEERGLYADEELVSTVAHYWHALWLRGAYRDVAGVAEVSTPPKHRRNGYSRRLLSESLREYRDRDVNFAALWPFNHSFYRKLGWGRCSDRISIACGPAALGFVDRIDPPVHSDFVDLEADRWAALDRVYQNGNDHTLAMNRSEEWWRKRVFDWRTDPYVVGWKRDGELRGYLVYTIDDDDQRTMAVDELGALDTEAYTELLRFCRYHDSQVDRVTIDTNDVLVSDLVDDPSAVEIEICPGAMIRIVDVKRALSSLSYPADGSVVLEVIDGIAEWNDRRFRLAVEGGEPTCTVTGDSPDVTVDIATLSRIVVGYRGVERATRAGGLRASRTDLETLTALFPETNPYLREWF, from the coding sequence ATGCCCGAGTACCGACCGATCTCAGAGGCGGAATACGAGGAGTACACCCGTCTTCTCCACTACGCGTTTTCGCCAGCAGAAACGTACGAACCGACCGAATCGAGAGACGATGCGCCCGAATGGTCGACGATCGCCGAGGAACGAGGGCTGTACGCCGACGAGGAACTCGTGAGCACGGTCGCGCACTACTGGCACGCGCTTTGGCTCCGGGGTGCGTACCGCGATGTCGCCGGAGTCGCTGAGGTATCGACCCCTCCGAAACACCGTCGGAACGGATACAGCCGACGGCTGCTGTCCGAATCGCTTCGGGAGTACCGTGATCGCGACGTGAATTTCGCCGCGTTGTGGCCGTTCAACCATTCCTTTTACAGAAAGCTCGGATGGGGTCGCTGTTCGGATCGGATATCGATCGCGTGTGGACCGGCCGCGCTCGGGTTCGTAGATCGCATCGATCCCCCTGTTCACAGTGACTTCGTCGATCTCGAAGCCGACCGTTGGGCAGCACTGGATCGGGTGTATCAGAACGGAAACGACCACACGTTGGCCATGAACCGGTCCGAAGAATGGTGGCGAAAGCGGGTGTTCGATTGGCGGACCGACCCCTACGTCGTCGGCTGGAAGCGCGACGGCGAGCTTCGGGGCTATCTGGTGTACACCATCGACGACGACGACCAGCGAACGATGGCAGTCGACGAACTCGGCGCGCTCGACACCGAGGCGTACACCGAACTGTTGCGATTCTGTCGGTACCACGACTCACAGGTCGACCGGGTCACGATCGACACCAACGACGTGCTGGTGTCAGATCTCGTGGATGATCCGTCCGCCGTCGAGATCGAGATTTGCCCCGGCGCGATGATTCGTATCGTAGACGTAAAGCGTGCGCTGTCGTCTCTGTCCTATCCCGCCGACGGATCGGTGGTGTTGGAGGTAATCGACGGGATTGCGGAGTGGAACGACCGGCGGTTTCGGCTCGCCGTCGAGGGCGGCGAGCCGACGTGTACGGTGACGGGTGATAGCCCCGACGTGACGGTCGATATCGCCACGCTCTCACGAATCGTCGTGGGGTACCGTGGCGTCGAACGAGCGACACGGGCTGGCGGACTGCGTGCATCACGGACGGATCTCGAAACCCTGACAGCGCTGTTCCCCGAGACGAACCCGTATCTCCGGGAATGGTTCTGA
- a CDS encoding acyl-CoA dehydrogenase family protein: MELLDDSVVPEHAQPVKQQAREFATEEIEPVAEEYFRSGEYPWEVLEAGMDAGLVAQDIGEEYGGRGFDLQQLLAIAEELYRADAGIGLTLMLASFGAEILEGHGTEQQKEEFLRPVAENSQITGLAVSEPESGSDLAGMRTTATKEGDEYVLDGEKYWIGNGVEADWVTLYAKTGDDEQNRYGNYSLFIVPTDTAGYEAEHIPEKMAMRASKQAHITLDGCRIPVENRIGPEGSGFYILAEFFNHGRIAVGGHGLGLAAAAIEEAWAFVHDREAFGRDISDFQSVQHTLAEMRTEFEAARALNWRAARKVENQEQSGFWAAMAKTKSTETATMCAEQGMQLHGGRSILTDRRIARVYRDVRVPVIYEGANEVQRNLIYSQSPR; encoded by the coding sequence ATGGAGTTGTTAGACGACAGCGTGGTACCTGAGCACGCACAGCCGGTCAAACAGCAAGCGCGCGAGTTCGCAACCGAGGAGATCGAGCCGGTTGCGGAGGAGTATTTCCGTAGCGGTGAGTATCCATGGGAGGTACTAGAGGCGGGAATGGACGCTGGACTGGTCGCCCAGGACATCGGCGAGGAGTACGGGGGACGAGGATTCGACCTCCAACAGCTCCTTGCGATCGCAGAAGAGCTGTATCGCGCTGACGCCGGGATCGGTCTGACGCTGATGCTGGCTTCGTTTGGGGCCGAGATCCTCGAAGGTCACGGGACCGAACAGCAAAAGGAGGAGTTCCTCCGACCGGTCGCAGAGAATTCACAGATCACGGGGCTTGCGGTGTCCGAACCCGAAAGCGGGAGCGATCTGGCGGGGATGCGGACGACCGCCACCAAAGAAGGCGACGAATACGTTCTGGACGGTGAGAAATACTGGATCGGTAACGGCGTCGAAGCCGACTGGGTAACGCTGTACGCCAAAACGGGCGACGATGAACAGAACAGATACGGCAACTACTCGCTGTTCATCGTCCCGACCGACACGGCGGGCTATGAGGCAGAGCACATTCCCGAAAAGATGGCGATGCGGGCGTCGAAACAAGCCCACATCACGCTCGATGGCTGTCGGATTCCGGTCGAGAACCGCATCGGTCCGGAAGGCAGCGGTTTTTACATCCTTGCGGAGTTTTTCAACCATGGCCGCATCGCGGTCGGCGGCCATGGACTCGGGCTTGCGGCAGCAGCGATCGAAGAGGCGTGGGCGTTCGTCCACGACCGTGAAGCGTTCGGACGGGACATCAGCGACTTCCAATCCGTCCAACACACGCTCGCGGAGATGCGAACGGAGTTCGAGGCTGCACGAGCACTCAACTGGCGTGCCGCCCGGAAGGTCGAAAACCAAGAGCAGTCGGGCTTTTGGGCCGCGATGGCCAAAACCAAATCCACTGAAACGGCTACCATGTGTGCCGAACAAGGGATGCAGCTTCACGGTGGTCGATCGATCCTTACCGATCGGCGGATCGCACGCGTCTACCGCGATGTCCGCGTGCCAGTTATCTACGAGGGGGCAAACGAGGTCCAGCGCAATCTCATCTACAGCCAATCACCGAGGTAA
- a CDS encoding O-methyltransferase, giving the protein MDQTISDRVTRFATAVGPEPDEVIEEMDAHAEERDFPHVGPAVGGWLSLLVRTTGAESVFEFGSGFGYSAYWFARELPSDGEVVLTDLDPDNLDQAREYLDRGGHLDQVTIEVGDAIDTVRQYDGPFDIVLIDNEKYRYREAFEAVREKVSSGGLIVVDNAMTSASIEFDALVELVDGADIEANQSTRGVADYLHTIDDDDAFETALLPLGEGVAVSHKR; this is encoded by the coding sequence ATGGATCAGACCATTTCCGACCGAGTGACGCGATTCGCAACTGCTGTCGGTCCCGAGCCAGACGAGGTGATCGAAGAGATGGACGCTCACGCCGAGGAACGTGACTTTCCGCACGTCGGTCCCGCCGTCGGCGGGTGGCTGTCATTGCTCGTGCGGACGACCGGCGCGGAGTCAGTGTTCGAGTTCGGATCGGGCTTTGGCTACTCGGCGTACTGGTTCGCTCGGGAACTGCCGAGCGATGGAGAGGTCGTCCTCACCGATCTTGATCCGGACAATCTCGATCAGGCCCGCGAGTACCTCGATCGCGGGGGACATCTCGATCAGGTGACCATCGAGGTAGGCGACGCGATCGACACCGTGAGGCAGTACGATGGACCGTTCGACATCGTCCTTATCGACAACGAGAAATACCGTTACCGCGAGGCGTTCGAGGCGGTCCGTGAGAAGGTTTCATCGGGTGGGCTGATCGTCGTGGACAACGCCATGACGTCCGCTTCAATCGAGTTCGATGCGCTTGTGGAGCTGGTCGATGGAGCGGACATCGAGGCAAACCAGAGCACTCGCGGAGTCGCTGACTACTTGCACACGATCGACGACGACGACGCGTTCGAAACTGCACTGCTCCCGCTTGGAGAAGGGGTTGCGGTGAGTCACAAACGATAG
- a CDS encoding GTP-dependent dephospho-CoA kinase family protein, with amino-acid sequence MLTLPRSLRAELKEPLGPVYTDPQALFEASGTPIVAVGDVVTEHLLSVATPAVALVDGQTKRTPLDTPVDLTPFDRKHAVENPAATLSRELLETLAQAIDANERTVIVVDGEEDLATLPAIVAAPPGASVVYGQPDVGMVLATVDERRQSTVRELLTRMDGDHEAALRLLGSPDTSDDCELQ; translated from the coding sequence GTGCTTACCCTTCCTCGATCGCTCCGGGCAGAGTTGAAAGAACCGCTCGGTCCGGTGTACACCGATCCACAGGCGTTGTTCGAGGCCAGTGGCACACCGATCGTCGCCGTCGGCGACGTCGTTACCGAGCATCTGCTCTCGGTAGCCACTCCTGCCGTAGCGCTCGTCGACGGGCAAACGAAGCGAACACCGCTCGATACGCCGGTTGATCTCACACCGTTCGATCGCAAACATGCGGTCGAGAACCCTGCTGCGACGCTGTCACGGGAGCTGTTGGAAACGCTCGCGCAAGCCATCGATGCCAACGAGCGGACCGTGATCGTCGTCGATGGAGAAGAGGACCTCGCCACACTGCCCGCGATCGTCGCAGCACCCCCCGGTGCCAGCGTCGTCTACGGCCAACCCGATGTGGGAATGGTTCTGGCAACCGTCGACGAGCGGAGACAGTCCACCGTCCGTGAGCTGCTCACACGAATGGACGGCGACCACGAAGCTGCATTGCGGTTGCTTGGGAGTCCGGACACGAGTGACGACTGTGAACTGCAGTGA
- the spt4 gene encoding transcription elongation factor subunit Spt4, translating into MANKRLACRECHFVNDPDAQTCTACGSSSLTEDWAGYVVIAHPERSEVAEEMNVTRPGAYALKVR; encoded by the coding sequence GTGGCGAACAAACGATTGGCGTGTCGTGAATGCCATTTTGTGAACGATCCGGACGCACAGACGTGTACCGCCTGTGGGTCGAGCAGCCTTACCGAGGATTGGGCCGGATACGTGGTGATCGCCCATCCCGAACGGAGCGAGGTTGCCGAAGAGATGAACGTCACCCGGCCGGGGGCGTACGCGCTAAAGGTCCGCTAA
- a CDS encoding DNA-directed RNA polymerase, protein MYKRVRLRDTVEVPPKHLADVSETLVKRLLQDKLEGRMDEDVGSVVSIVDVVEVGEGTVLPNQPGVYYEAVFDAVTFDPQMQEVVDGEVVEVVNFGTFIGIGPVDGLLHVSQISDEYLSFDEENQQLASRESNSTLGVGDSVRTRIVTKSIDERNPRDSKIGLTAKQPGLGKLGWLREQRENEPTAAGE, encoded by the coding sequence ATGTACAAACGGGTTAGACTACGTGATACAGTCGAGGTGCCGCCGAAACACCTCGCAGACGTGTCGGAGACGTTGGTCAAGCGGCTGTTGCAGGACAAACTCGAAGGACGAATGGACGAAGACGTCGGGAGTGTCGTCAGCATCGTAGACGTCGTGGAAGTCGGCGAAGGAACCGTGCTTCCAAACCAGCCGGGCGTCTATTACGAAGCGGTGTTCGATGCCGTCACGTTCGATCCACAGATGCAGGAAGTGGTCGATGGGGAGGTCGTGGAAGTTGTCAACTTTGGAACATTCATCGGGATCGGACCGGTCGACGGTCTGTTACACGTCTCCCAGATCTCAGATGAGTATCTATCGTTCGACGAGGAGAACCAGCAGCTCGCATCCCGAGAATCGAACAGCACGCTCGGGGTGGGTGACTCGGTGCGGACACGCATCGTAACCAAGAGCATCGACGAGCGCAATCCACGGGACAGCAAGATCGGCTTGACGGCCAAACAACCGGGTCTAGGCAAGCTCGGATGGCTCCGGGAGCAGAGGGAAAACGAGCCGACAGCAGCGGGTGAATAA
- a CDS encoding PIN domain-containing protein: MDRVAMDTNALMMPVESDVRVFEQLDRLLGEYELITPRAVIDELDSLASGHGTEATAATVGRDLAERCAVVDTEASYADDALVELADRGACEYVVTNDGPLRDRLSVGAICLRGQNKLDIQ, encoded by the coding sequence ATGGATCGGGTTGCGATGGACACCAACGCATTGATGATGCCAGTCGAAAGCGACGTTCGTGTGTTCGAGCAGCTCGACCGATTGCTCGGGGAGTACGAGCTCATCACGCCACGAGCAGTTATCGACGAGCTCGACTCGCTCGCGTCGGGCCACGGGACGGAAGCGACGGCGGCCACCGTCGGGCGGGATCTCGCCGAGCGCTGTGCCGTCGTCGACACCGAGGCGTCGTATGCCGACGACGCGCTCGTGGAACTCGCAGATCGCGGGGCGTGTGAGTATGTAGTCACGAACGATGGGCCTCTCCGTGACCGACTCTCCGTCGGAGCAATCTGTTTGAGGGGCCAGAACAAACTTGATATTCAATAA
- a CDS encoding translation initiation factor IF-2 subunit gamma: MTREHRQPEVNIGLVGHVDHGKTTLVQALSGEWTDQHSEEMKRGISIRLGYADATFRRCPDTDAPECYTVEETCPDGSESEVVRTVSFVDAPGHETLMATMLSGAAMMDGAVLVIGANEPVPQAQTAEHLMALDIIGIENIVIAQNKIDLVDNEIARENYQQITDFVEGTVAEDAPVVPISAQRGVNMDLLMQAIEEEIPTPETAPDTDPQIQVARSFDINRPGTTFDELMGGVLGGSLVRGRLHTGDEIELRPGREFEEEGQSEYRPITTTIRSLQAGDDLLEEVGPGGLLGVGTGLDPSLTKGDALAGQVAGPPGTLPPTWDSFTIEVELLERLVGGDEIEPINTGEPLMLTVGTATTVGAVTSARESECEVNLKRPVCAQPGAKIAINRRVGTRWRLIGIGTLVG, encoded by the coding sequence ATGACAAGGGAACACCGACAACCGGAGGTGAACATCGGTCTCGTCGGCCACGTCGACCACGGCAAAACGACGCTGGTGCAGGCGCTCAGCGGCGAGTGGACCGACCAGCATTCCGAGGAGATGAAACGCGGGATATCGATTCGGCTCGGCTACGCCGACGCCACGTTCCGTCGGTGCCCCGATACGGACGCGCCGGAGTGTTACACCGTCGAGGAGACGTGTCCGGACGGGTCCGAAAGCGAGGTAGTCCGAACGGTCTCGTTCGTCGACGCGCCCGGTCACGAGACGCTGATGGCGACGATGCTCTCGGGGGCAGCGATGATGGACGGGGCGGTGCTCGTCATCGGGGCGAACGAACCGGTTCCCCAAGCCCAGACGGCAGAGCATCTGATGGCTTTGGACATCATCGGGATCGAGAACATCGTGATCGCCCAAAACAAGATCGATCTCGTCGACAACGAGATCGCACGCGAGAACTACCAGCAGATCACTGATTTCGTCGAAGGCACCGTCGCAGAAGACGCGCCCGTTGTGCCGATCTCCGCCCAACGGGGCGTCAACATGGATCTGCTGATGCAGGCGATCGAAGAGGAGATACCGACGCCCGAAACCGCACCGGACACCGATCCGCAGATACAGGTGGCCCGGAGTTTCGACATCAACCGACCGGGAACGACGTTCGACGAGTTGATGGGCGGGGTTCTGGGCGGGAGTCTCGTTCGGGGACGACTGCACACCGGCGACGAGATCGAACTCCGCCCCGGTCGGGAGTTCGAAGAGGAGGGACAGTCCGAATACCGACCGATCACGACGACGATCCGGTCGCTACAAGCAGGCGACGATCTGCTCGAAGAGGTAGGCCCCGGCGGACTCCTCGGTGTCGGAACCGGTCTCGATCCGTCGCTCACGAAGGGCGATGCACTCGCCGGACAGGTCGCCGGACCGCCCGGTACGCTGCCGCCGACGTGGGATTCCTTTACGATCGAAGTCGAGTTACTCGAACGGCTCGTCGGGGGAGACGAGATCGAGCCGATCAACACCGGCGAGCCGCTGATGCTCACCGTCGGAACGGCAACGACGGTTGGCGCAGTGACGAGTGCACGGGAATCGGAATGTGAAGTGAATCTCAAACGACCCGTGTGTGCCCAGCCGGGTGCGAAAATCGCCATTAACAGACGGGTGGGAACCCGCTGGCGGCTCATCGGTATCGGAACGCTCGTCGGCTAA
- a CDS encoding FaeA/PapI family transcriptional regulator, with protein sequence MATKLDGCATIHLQSCTQWDREPTNRQFSDDDFVAVVQAHEPIGTREVAEHVGCVRETARLRLNELERQGTISKREIALGDVWYTE encoded by the coding sequence GTGGCGACCAAGCTGGATGGATGCGCCACCATCCATCTACAATCATGCACGCAGTGGGATCGTGAGCCGACCAACAGACAGTTTTCTGATGATGACTTCGTCGCGGTGGTACAAGCCCATGAGCCGATCGGAACACGGGAAGTTGCCGAACACGTTGGCTGTGTGCGGGAGACGGCCCGACTTCGATTGAACGAGTTGGAACGGCAGGGCACTATCAGTAAACGAGAAATAGCACTCGGTGATGTCTGGTATACCGAGTAG
- a CDS encoding DUF5787 family protein, with amino-acid sequence MREFGFEMVLCGMLEGGDPPLIVSRQLGASTRGRRVVDILTVTPGPEFDARTTITAESIPEAAITADVGVGRFRYWKDCFDCHPDRARRATERAIEIGFFEHERRSGRTHVRQTARYPDWFGTLRAIENKPDLDRPGELARQLRTDVSLAVCDEVILATRSHVTGAHLNRIPSEVGVWRFDPDTGERDVIRAPERLSIDSGIEPLERHPSRTDIAVVNADETARLRRQLAERAYGKGWRVEFPSCPHVENWTVPPASNESASVDGVPYCTRQRRIVRPSDACNSPPSADSDVDLRSLRDRHSPWVRNPPGTATTQSSLAHFRTNQR; translated from the coding sequence GTGCGCGAGTTCGGGTTCGAGATGGTTCTCTGTGGCATGCTTGAAGGCGGTGATCCACCGCTGATCGTGAGCCGACAGCTCGGAGCGAGTACGCGCGGTCGTCGAGTCGTCGACATTCTCACCGTCACGCCCGGCCCGGAGTTCGACGCCCGCACGACGATCACCGCTGAATCCATCCCCGAAGCGGCCATCACCGCCGACGTGGGCGTCGGTCGCTTTCGATACTGGAAGGACTGTTTCGACTGTCACCCCGATCGCGCCCGTCGGGCCACGGAGCGCGCCATCGAGATCGGCTTTTTCGAGCACGAGCGACGAAGCGGGCGGACGCACGTCCGCCAAACCGCGCGCTATCCCGACTGGTTCGGGACGCTACGAGCCATCGAGAACAAACCCGATCTCGATCGACCGGGCGAGTTGGCTCGACAGCTCCGGACTGACGTTAGCCTCGCGGTTTGTGACGAAGTGATCCTCGCAACCCGATCCCACGTCACCGGCGCGCATCTGAACCGTATCCCTTCGGAGGTGGGCGTCTGGCGGTTCGATCCCGACACTGGCGAACGCGACGTCATCCGTGCACCTGAACGGCTCTCGATCGATAGTGGCATTGAGCCTCTCGAACGACACCCCTCCCGCACTGACATCGCCGTGGTGAACGCCGACGAAACTGCTCGCCTCAGACGACAGCTCGCCGAACGTGCTTACGGCAAGGGGTGGCGCGTCGAATTTCCCTCGTGTCCCCACGTGGAGAACTGGACAGTGCCCCCCGCGAGCAACGAGAGCGCGAGTGTCGACGGCGTTCCCTACTGCACCCGGCAACGACGGATCGTCCGGCCATCAGATGCTTGTAATTCCCCTCCATCCGCCGATTCCGATGTCGATCTGAGATCGCTGCGAGATCGACACTCGCCGTGGGTTCGGAATCCACCGGGAACTGCCACTACTCAGTCCTCGCTCGCTCACTTTCGAACGAATCAGCGGTAA
- a CDS encoding ABC transporter ATP-binding protein, whose translation MGGTSTASGTRLTNHGIRETDARNGVPDGDLMSDTEHVGGVTEPNENRDGAYHTGVDDTESALHGKDLSISYPTSDGPVVECDRIDVPEGAITALVGPNGSGKSTLLKALSDHLAPDSGSVVLNGREIQQYGSKELARALGHLSQENESPESLTVGDLVAHGRYPHRGFFDAVSDSDREAIDRALDLAGVEHLRETEIGNLSGGQKQLAWIAMVLAQETDTLLLDEPTTFLDLHHQLRVMETISRLNETEGVTVAIVLHDIAQAARFADYLIALDDGAVYDWGPPREVVTEELLADVFKIDAAVTYGPDPQILPKRSITE comes from the coding sequence ATGGGCGGGACCTCGACGGCGTCGGGCACGCGGCTCACGAACCACGGGATCCGGGAAACCGATGCACGAAACGGAGTTCCAGACGGTGATTTGATGTCCGATACAGAACACGTGGGTGGGGTCACGGAACCGAACGAGAACAGGGACGGAGCGTATCACACCGGTGTGGATGATACCGAAAGCGCGCTTCATGGCAAGGATCTATCTATTTCGTATCCGACGAGCGACGGTCCCGTAGTGGAGTGTGACCGCATCGACGTTCCCGAGGGAGCGATCACGGCGCTGGTCGGTCCCAACGGGAGCGGCAAAAGCACGCTGTTGAAAGCGCTGTCCGATCATCTCGCGCCAGATAGCGGCTCAGTCGTGTTGAACGGACGTGAGATCCAGCAGTACGGAAGCAAGGAGCTAGCGCGTGCGCTCGGCCATCTTTCCCAAGAGAACGAGTCGCCCGAGAGTTTGACGGTGGGTGATCTCGTCGCTCACGGGCGGTATCCCCACCGTGGCTTTTTCGATGCCGTCAGTGACAGCGACCGCGAGGCGATCGATCGAGCGCTTGATCTGGCCGGTGTCGAACACCTCCGAGAGACGGAGATCGGAAACCTCAGTGGTGGGCAAAAACAGCTCGCGTGGATCGCCATGGTGCTCGCTCAGGAAACCGATACGCTGTTGCTCGATGAACCGACCACGTTTCTCGATCTCCACCACCAGCTTCGCGTGATGGAGACGATCAGTCGACTCAACGAGACCGAAGGGGTAACCGTAGCGATCGTGCTCCACGACATCGCACAGGCGGCTCGGTTTGCGGATTATCTCATCGCGCTCGATGACGGTGCCGTCTACGATTGGGGACCGCCACGGGAGGTAGTGACCGAGGAGTTGCTGGCGGACGTCTTCAAGATCGACGCCGCCGTCACCTACGGACCCGATCCCCAGATCCTCCCGAAACGATCCATCACCGAGTAG